A genomic window from Sanguibacter antarcticus includes:
- a CDS encoding exodeoxyribonuclease III: MLTIASVNVNGVRAAYRHGMGGWLADRKPDILLLQEVRATDEILSGLLGEGWNSVHQACEIKGRAGVAVVTALPLDAVRIGLGKGEPEVPVDTGRWVEADVRLPSGEHVTVVSAYIHSGTAGTPKMDEKYAYLVKVTERLRELTDAGGHVVVAGDLNIAHTNDDIKNWKGNLKSAGFLPEERAYLDTWFDELGWADLGRRLAGPGPGPYTWWSNRGQAFDNDSGWRIDYQLGSRSMAEVASNARVDRAASYAERWSDHAPLLVDYDV; the protein is encoded by the coding sequence ATGCTCACCATCGCCTCAGTGAACGTCAACGGAGTCCGCGCAGCCTACCGACACGGGATGGGCGGGTGGCTCGCGGACCGCAAGCCTGACATCCTCCTGCTGCAAGAGGTCCGGGCGACGGACGAGATCCTCTCAGGCCTGCTCGGGGAGGGCTGGAACAGCGTCCACCAGGCGTGCGAGATCAAGGGGCGTGCGGGCGTCGCCGTCGTCACGGCGCTCCCGCTCGACGCCGTGCGGATCGGGCTGGGCAAGGGCGAGCCCGAGGTGCCCGTCGACACCGGGCGATGGGTCGAGGCCGATGTCCGCCTGCCTTCCGGCGAGCACGTGACCGTGGTCTCGGCGTACATCCACTCCGGCACCGCAGGCACACCGAAGATGGACGAGAAGTACGCCTACCTCGTCAAGGTCACCGAGCGCCTGCGTGAGCTGACGGACGCAGGCGGCCACGTCGTCGTCGCCGGCGACCTCAACATCGCGCACACGAACGACGACATCAAGAACTGGAAGGGCAACCTCAAGTCTGCGGGCTTCCTCCCCGAGGAGCGCGCGTACCTCGACACGTGGTTCGACGAGCTCGGCTGGGCCGATCTCGGGCGACGCCTCGCCGGCCCAGGCCCTGGGCCGTACACCTGGTGGTCCAATCGTGGCCAGGCGTTCGACAACGACTCCGGGTGGCGCATCGACTACCAGCTCGGCTCTCGGTCCATGGCCGAGGTGGCGTCCAACGCTCGCGTCGACCGGGCCGCGTCGTACGCAGAGCGGTGGAGCGACCACGCCCCGCTGCTCGTCGACTACGACGTGTAG
- a CDS encoding bifunctional methylenetetrahydrofolate dehydrogenase/methenyltetrahydrofolate cyclohydrolase has protein sequence MTAQILDGKAAAAQIKSELTTRVAALREQGTVPGLGTLLVGSDPGSTWYVAGKHRDCAEVGIESIRVDLPAEVTQEEIEAAVRRLNDDPTCTGYIVQLPLPAGIDTNRVLELVDPEKDADGLHPTNLGRLVLRTSEPITSSLPCTPAGIIDLVERNGISLAGKHVVVVGRGTTVGRSIGLLLTRKAVNATVTLTHTGTRDLPALLRSADVIVAAAGVPGIVRAQDVAPGAVVIDVGVSRTTDPETGRSRVVGDVEPAAAEVAGWISPNPGGVGPMTRAMLLANVVDTAERLAAAAR, from the coding sequence GTGACTGCACAGATTCTTGACGGGAAGGCTGCGGCCGCCCAGATCAAGTCCGAGCTGACCACCCGGGTCGCTGCGCTCCGCGAGCAGGGGACGGTGCCCGGCCTCGGGACGCTGCTCGTGGGCTCGGACCCCGGGTCCACCTGGTACGTCGCGGGAAAGCACCGCGACTGCGCGGAGGTGGGGATCGAGTCCATCCGCGTGGACCTTCCTGCCGAGGTGACCCAGGAGGAGATCGAGGCAGCCGTCCGCCGCCTCAACGACGACCCGACCTGCACGGGCTACATCGTCCAGCTGCCGCTGCCTGCGGGCATCGACACGAACCGGGTGCTCGAGCTTGTCGACCCGGAGAAAGACGCAGACGGCCTGCACCCGACCAACCTCGGCCGCCTCGTGCTGCGCACGAGCGAACCGATCACGTCGTCGCTGCCGTGCACCCCGGCCGGCATCATCGACCTCGTCGAGCGCAACGGGATCTCGTTGGCAGGCAAGCACGTCGTCGTCGTCGGTCGTGGCACCACGGTCGGTCGGTCGATCGGCCTGCTCCTCACGCGCAAGGCCGTCAACGCGACCGTGACGCTCACCCACACCGGGACGCGCGACCTGCCTGCGCTCTTGCGCTCAGCGGACGTCATCGTCGCTGCAGCAGGGGTCCCCGGGATCGTCCGGGCGCAGGACGTCGCACCCGGCGCTGTCGTCATCGACGTCGGCGTGAGCCGCACGACGGACCCTGAGACGGGACGGTCTCGGGTCGTCGGGGACGTCGAGCCTGCCGCCGCAGAGGTGGCTGGGTGGATCTCGCCCAACCCTGGCGGTGTCGGACCGATGACCCGCGCGATGCTCCTCGCGAACGTCGTCGACACGGCCGAACGGCTGGCTGCCGCCGCACGGTGA
- the glyA gene encoding serine hydroxymethyltransferase, whose translation MTAQTDTTVMNKGLAEVDPEIAAVLDGELDRQRDTLEMIASENFVPRAVLEAQGSVLTNKYAEGYPGKRYYGGCEQVDVAETLAITRAKALFGAEHANVQPHSGATANAAVLHALINKGDKILGLELAHGGHLTHGMKINFSGKLYEVSAYGVDPQTHLVDMDKVRETALATRPDVIIGGWSAYPRHLDFAAFRSIADEVGAKLWVDMAHFAGLVAADLHPSPVPHADVVSSTVHKTLGGPRSGFILSREAYAKKIDSAVFPGQQGGPLMHVIAAKAVSFKIAGSEEFAERQHRVLRGAKIIAERLVAPDVAAAGVSVLTGGTDVHLVLVDLRASVLDGQQAEDLLHAVGITVNRNAVPFDPRPPRVTSGLRIGTPALASRGFGDAEFTEVADIIATALKDGQATDVDALKARVDRLTADFPLYPQLHQY comes from the coding sequence ATGACTGCCCAGACAGACACCACCGTGATGAACAAGGGCCTCGCCGAGGTCGACCCAGAGATCGCCGCAGTCCTCGACGGCGAGCTCGATCGTCAGCGCGACACCCTCGAGATGATCGCGTCCGAGAACTTCGTGCCTCGCGCCGTCCTCGAGGCCCAGGGCTCCGTCCTGACGAACAAGTACGCCGAGGGCTACCCCGGCAAGCGCTACTACGGCGGGTGCGAGCAGGTGGACGTCGCCGAGACGCTCGCGATCACGCGTGCGAAGGCGCTCTTCGGTGCCGAGCACGCGAACGTCCAGCCGCACTCCGGCGCGACCGCCAACGCGGCCGTGCTGCACGCCCTCATCAACAAGGGCGACAAGATCCTCGGTCTCGAGCTCGCCCACGGCGGTCACCTCACGCACGGGATGAAGATCAACTTCTCCGGCAAGCTCTACGAGGTCTCGGCCTATGGCGTCGACCCTCAGACGCACCTCGTCGACATGGACAAGGTGCGTGAGACTGCGCTCGCGACCCGCCCTGACGTGATCATCGGCGGCTGGTCCGCCTACCCGCGCCACCTCGACTTCGCGGCGTTCCGCTCGATCGCCGACGAGGTCGGCGCGAAGCTCTGGGTCGACATGGCGCACTTCGCAGGTCTCGTCGCTGCAGACCTGCACCCGAGCCCGGTCCCGCACGCTGACGTCGTCTCATCGACGGTCCACAAGACGCTCGGCGGACCGCGCTCCGGGTTCATCCTCTCGCGCGAGGCGTACGCGAAGAAGATCGACTCTGCGGTCTTCCCGGGCCAGCAGGGCGGTCCGCTCATGCACGTCATCGCCGCGAAGGCCGTGTCCTTCAAGATCGCCGGCTCGGAGGAGTTCGCCGAACGGCAGCACCGCGTGCTGCGCGGGGCGAAGATCATCGCCGAGCGCCTCGTCGCGCCGGACGTCGCTGCTGCTGGCGTCTCGGTCCTCACTGGCGGGACGGACGTGCACCTCGTGCTCGTCGACCTGCGCGCGTCTGTCCTCGACGGACAGCAGGCGGAAGACCTCCTGCACGCGGTCGGCATCACCGTGAACCGCAACGCCGTCCCGTTCGACCCGCGTCCTCCGCGCGTCACGTCGGGCCTGCGGATCGGGACGCCCGCGCTCGCGTCGCGCGGCTTCGGCGACGCCGAGTTCACCGAGGTCGCGGACATCATCGCGACCGCGCTCAAGGACGGCCAGGCGACGGACGTCGACGCGCTCAAGGCGCGCGTCGACAGGCTCACTGCCGACTTCCCGCTGTACCCGCAGCTGCACCAGTACTGA
- a CDS encoding ROK family transcriptional regulator — protein sequence MNAKQATPGSQSSLRESNRARIVEAIKHYGGLTQVELAGATGLSPATVSNIVKELAVAGIVHTTPSTRSGRRAQHVTLARTLGLVVGVQVALRHMRVALADASGTIVTEHRLPLGNDHRADAGLDRAALLIADMLESVDAMSSDVLAVTIGLPAPIDARRATVSTPGILRGWDNVPVAEVMRKRVGRPVYVENESNLGALGELRYGAAQGCQQAVYVRVSQRIGAGIIIDGRVYTGAQGTAGEIGHTTTDDDGPICRCGNRGCLETQAGAHVLLESLRGSHGVLTMRDMINLAIEGDPGCQRVIADAGHHIGAAVANLCNLLNPTRIIVGGEFARTGDILLDPMRDTVERSALASVAESTEIVTGTLGDDAEIRGAIAHAIDKAGIHADVGATALEVPTFSYETTKADR from the coding sequence GTGAACGCAAAGCAAGCGACGCCGGGGTCGCAGTCTTCGCTTCGCGAATCCAACCGGGCTCGCATCGTCGAGGCGATCAAGCACTACGGCGGGCTGACCCAGGTCGAGCTCGCCGGCGCGACGGGGCTGTCGCCCGCGACGGTCTCGAACATCGTCAAGGAGCTCGCTGTCGCGGGCATCGTCCACACCACGCCGAGCACACGCAGCGGGCGTCGCGCGCAGCACGTGACGCTCGCCCGGACCCTCGGGCTCGTCGTGGGCGTCCAGGTCGCGCTCCGGCACATGCGGGTGGCCCTCGCCGACGCGAGCGGCACCATCGTCACCGAGCACAGGCTCCCGCTCGGCAATGACCACCGTGCCGACGCCGGGCTCGACCGCGCGGCCCTGCTCATCGCCGACATGCTCGAGTCCGTCGACGCGATGAGCTCGGACGTCCTCGCCGTGACGATCGGTCTCCCGGCTCCGATCGATGCCCGGCGCGCCACGGTGAGCACACCCGGGATCCTCCGGGGCTGGGACAACGTCCCCGTCGCAGAGGTGATGCGCAAGCGCGTCGGCCGACCGGTCTACGTCGAGAACGAGTCCAACCTGGGCGCGCTCGGCGAGCTGCGCTATGGTGCGGCGCAAGGCTGCCAGCAGGCCGTCTACGTCCGCGTCTCCCAGAGGATCGGTGCCGGCATCATCATCGACGGTCGGGTCTACACCGGAGCGCAGGGCACTGCCGGCGAGATCGGGCACACGACCACCGACGACGACGGGCCGATCTGCAGGTGCGGCAACCGCGGGTGCCTCGAGACCCAGGCCGGGGCGCACGTGCTCCTCGAGTCCTTGCGCGGCAGCCACGGGGTGCTCACGATGCGCGACATGATCAACCTGGCGATCGAGGGCGACCCCGGCTGCCAGCGCGTCATCGCCGACGCCGGCCACCACATCGGCGCGGCCGTCGCCAACCTCTGCAACCTCCTCAACCCGACCCGGATCATCGTCGGCGGAGAGTTCGCCCGCACCGGCGACATCCTGCTCGACCCGATGCGTGACACGGTAGAGCGCAGCGCCCTCGCCAGCGTCGCCGAGTCGACAGAGATCGTCACCGGGACGCTCGGGGACGACGCAGAGATCCGCGGCGCGATCGCGCACGCGATCGACAAGGCCGGCATCCACGCCGACGTGGGTGCGACCGCGCTGGAGGTCCCGACCTTCAGCTACGAGACGACGAAGGCGGACCGGTGA
- a CDS encoding ATP-binding cassette domain-containing protein, with amino-acid sequence MTETDKTTAPLKTEPRPVLSLQKISKRFGAVHALTDVDLDVHAGEVVAIVGDNGAGKSTLVKVMAGVHPQDGGTVVFEGRTVTLPSPGASQSLGIATVYQDLALCDNLDIVGNLFLGHEALNGPFLADGYMEQEAIRLLRTLSARLPSVRTPVSQLSGGQRQAVAVARSLLGKPKVVILDEPTASLGVSQAAEVLNLIGRLRESGHAVVLISHNMADIQAVSDRIAVLRLGRNNGTFHTADVSYEEIIAAITGATDVAPRRLVPPHGD; translated from the coding sequence GTGACCGAGACCGACAAGACCACGGCCCCCCTGAAGACCGAGCCACGCCCTGTGCTGTCGCTGCAGAAGATCTCCAAGCGGTTCGGCGCCGTCCACGCCCTCACGGACGTCGACCTCGATGTCCACGCAGGCGAGGTCGTCGCGATCGTCGGCGACAACGGGGCCGGGAAGTCGACGCTCGTCAAGGTCATGGCCGGAGTGCACCCCCAGGACGGAGGCACCGTCGTCTTCGAGGGCCGCACCGTGACTCTTCCGTCGCCCGGTGCGTCACAGAGCCTCGGGATCGCGACCGTCTACCAAGACCTCGCCCTGTGCGACAACCTCGACATCGTCGGCAACCTGTTCCTCGGCCACGAGGCCCTGAACGGCCCGTTCCTCGCGGACGGGTACATGGAGCAGGAGGCCATCCGCCTGCTCCGGACGCTCTCCGCCCGGCTCCCCTCGGTGCGGACGCCGGTGTCACAGCTCTCCGGCGGCCAGCGTCAGGCGGTCGCCGTGGCTCGCTCGCTGCTCGGCAAGCCGAAGGTCGTCATCCTCGACGAGCCGACCGCGTCGCTCGGGGTGTCTCAGGCCGCCGAGGTGCTCAACCTCATCGGGCGGCTCCGCGAGAGCGGGCACGCCGTGGTCCTCATCAGCCACAACATGGCCGACATCCAAGCGGTCTCCGACCGCATCGCGGTCCTGCGCCTCGGGCGCAACAACGGCACGTTCCACACGGCAGACGTGAGCTACGAGGAGATCATCGCGGCCATCACCGGCGCCACCGACGTGGCTCCTCGGCGCCTGGTGCCACCGCACGGCGACTGA
- a CDS encoding GNAT family N-acetyltransferase — MSALDITIGLVTDDAAGELLTLRRAAFVTEAQVYGDPNIPPLTQTLKEVRADLASDGVVTLGAWAGTRLVGSVRVEIEDDKATLGRLAVAPDLQGKGIGTQMMFAVLPHLPEETTEIWVFTGKDSKQNLAMYQKAGYEHQHDQVAGDLTYAYLRRILGDAGDPEETDEEQAGAAVEERSGV, encoded by the coding sequence ATGAGCGCCCTAGACATCACCATCGGACTTGTGACCGACGACGCTGCCGGTGAGCTCCTCACGTTGCGTCGTGCGGCGTTCGTCACCGAAGCACAGGTCTACGGGGACCCGAACATCCCGCCGTTGACCCAGACGCTCAAGGAGGTGCGTGCCGACCTTGCCTCTGACGGGGTCGTCACGCTCGGTGCGTGGGCAGGGACGCGACTCGTCGGGTCCGTGCGTGTCGAGATCGAAGACGACAAGGCGACGCTCGGCAGGCTCGCTGTCGCTCCCGATCTCCAGGGAAAGGGCATCGGCACGCAGATGATGTTCGCGGTCCTCCCGCACCTCCCGGAGGAGACCACGGAGATCTGGGTCTTCACGGGCAAGGACTCGAAGCAGAACCTCGCGATGTACCAGAAGGCCGGGTACGAGCACCAGCACGACCAGGTCGCCGGCGACCTCACCTATGCCTACCTCCGCAGGATCCTCGGCGACGCCGGCGACCCTGAAGAGACGGACGAGGAGCAGGCAGGCGCGGCGGTCGAGGAACGCTCCGGCGTCTAG
- the purU gene encoding formyltetrahydrofolate deformylase, which yields MTTLPLPELSDASSHWVLTLSCPDRPGIVHAVAGLLAEHGGNITESQQFGDPDTDLFFMRVQVRSSASREELTDALDALASTFSMTWTLDVVGRPVRTLVMVSKAAHCLNDLLFRERTEGLPIEVVAVAGNHRDLEALTAFYGKDFHHLPVTRETKAEAEAALLALVRELDVELVVLARYMQVLSDDLCRTLHGQVINIHHSFLPSFKGAKPYHQAHDRGVKLIGATSHFVTGDLDEGPIIEQDVERVDHTRTVEDLVALGQDVERRVLSRAVRWHAEHRVVLNGHRTVVFR from the coding sequence GTGACCACGCTCCCCCTCCCTGAACTCTCCGACGCCTCCAGCCACTGGGTGCTGACCCTCTCCTGCCCCGATCGCCCGGGCATCGTCCACGCTGTCGCCGGCCTGCTGGCCGAGCACGGAGGGAACATCACGGAGTCCCAGCAGTTCGGGGACCCCGACACCGACCTCTTCTTCATGCGGGTGCAGGTCCGGTCGTCGGCGTCCCGCGAGGAGCTCACCGACGCGCTCGACGCGCTCGCGTCGACCTTCTCCATGACCTGGACGCTCGACGTGGTCGGGCGCCCCGTCCGCACCCTCGTCATGGTGAGCAAGGCCGCGCACTGCCTCAACGACCTCCTCTTCCGCGAGCGCACCGAGGGACTGCCGATCGAGGTCGTCGCAGTCGCGGGGAACCACCGCGACCTCGAGGCGCTGACAGCGTTCTACGGCAAAGACTTCCACCACCTCCCGGTCACCCGGGAGACCAAGGCGGAGGCGGAGGCGGCCCTCCTCGCGCTCGTGCGCGAGCTCGACGTCGAGCTCGTCGTCCTGGCCCGGTACATGCAGGTGCTCTCCGACGACCTGTGCCGCACGCTCCACGGCCAGGTCATCAACATCCACCACTCGTTCCTGCCGAGCTTCAAGGGCGCCAAGCCCTACCACCAGGCGCACGACAGAGGCGTGAAGCTCATCGGTGCGACGTCCCACTTCGTCACCGGCGACCTCGACGAGGGCCCGATCATCGAGCAGGACGTCGAGCGGGTCGACCACACCCGCACGGTCGAGGACCTCGTCGCGCTGGGCCAGGACGTCGAGCGACGTGTGCTCTCCCGTGCGGTCCGGTGGCACGCAGAGCACCGAGTGGTGCTCAACGGCCACCGGACGGTCGTGTTCCGCTGA